In a single window of the Rhopalosiphum padi isolate XX-2018 chromosome 1, ASM2088224v1, whole genome shotgun sequence genome:
- the LOC132917251 gene encoding polymerase delta-interacting protein 2 isoform X1, translating to MFNHFGRNNILCLCKRSYVRLVEVGRINPVKHIEKYETGQLFFHRIFGYRGVILFPWLARVYDRDVVIKAENAAGKDVKGKTHTYYQTLIDERDCPFIRAQTEAVTFLGNQDTSRSLYAIPGLDYVAQEDILPYTATEKQPLQHELFDKFLMYYPNKDPPFGAQETLRSWQKKNHPWLELSDVHKETTENVRVTVIPFYMGYRESQTNSVYWWRYCIRLENLGEQSVQLRERHWRIFSLSGTLETVRGRGVVGQEPVLSKKSPAFQYSSHVSLQAPSGHMWGTFRMEREDGHLFDCRIPPFSLESKPDDKVTFNTFLDR from the exons atgtttaatcattttGGAAGAaacaatatattgtgtttatgtaAACGTTCTTATGtcag atTAGTAGAAGTAGGTCGGATAAATCCAGTAAAgcatattgaaaaatatgaaacgGGCCAGTTGTTTTTTCACCGGATATTTGGATACAGAGGGGTGATATTGTTTCCGTGGTTAGCCAGAGTATACGACCGTGATGTTGTCATCAAAGCAGAAaa tgcCGCAGGAAAAGATGTTAAAGGAAAGACACATACGtattatcaaactttaataGATGAAAGAGATTGtccatttatt aggGCACAAACAGAAGCTGTTACTTTTCTTGGAAATCAAGATACCAGTCGCAGTTTGTATGCAATACCTGGTCTAGATTATGTAGCTCAAGAAGATATACTACCATACACAGCAACTGAAAAACAACCGTTACAACATGaactttttgataaatttcTCATGTATTATCCCAATAAAG ATCCACCATTTGGAGCACAAGAAACATTACGATcgtggcaaaaaaaaaatcatccttGGCTAGAGTTGTCAGATGTTCATAAAGAAACTACAGAAAATGTTAGGGTCACAGTAATACCATTCTACATGGGTTATAGGGAGTCTCAAACTAATTCTGTGTATTGG tggagATATTGTATACGATTAGAAAATTTAGGTGAACAAAGTGTTCAACTGAGAGAAAGGCATTGGAGAATATTTAGTTTATCTGGAACATTAGAGACTGTTCGTGGAAGAGGAGTTGTGGGCCAAGAACCTGTACTTTCGAAAAAATCACCTGCATTTCAATACAGTAGTCATGTGAGCTTACAAGCTCCTAGTGGACACATGTG gggAACATTTCGAATGGAACGTGAAGATGGACATTTATTTGATTGCCGAATCCCTCCATTTTCTCTGGAGAGCAAACCAGATGATAAGGTTACATTTAACACT TTTCTAGACCGTTAA
- the LOC132917251 gene encoding polymerase delta-interacting protein 2 isoform X2, which translates to MFNHFGRNNILCLCKRSYVRLVEVGRINPVKHIEKYETGQLFFHRIFGYRGVILFPWLARVYDRDVVIKAENAAGKDVKGKTHTYYQTLIDERDCPFIRAQTEAVTFLGNQDTSRSLYAIPGLDYVAQEDILPYTATEKQPLQHELFDKFLMYYPNKDPPFGAQETLRSWQKKNHPWLELSDVHKETTENVRVTVIPFYMGYRESQTNSVYWWRYCIRLENLGEQSVQLRERHWRIFSLSGTLETVRGRGVVGQEPVLSKKSPAFQYSSHVSLQAPSGHMWGTFRMEREDGHLFDCRIPPFSLESKPDDKFLDR; encoded by the exons atgtttaatcattttGGAAGAaacaatatattgtgtttatgtaAACGTTCTTATGtcag atTAGTAGAAGTAGGTCGGATAAATCCAGTAAAgcatattgaaaaatatgaaacgGGCCAGTTGTTTTTTCACCGGATATTTGGATACAGAGGGGTGATATTGTTTCCGTGGTTAGCCAGAGTATACGACCGTGATGTTGTCATCAAAGCAGAAaa tgcCGCAGGAAAAGATGTTAAAGGAAAGACACATACGtattatcaaactttaataGATGAAAGAGATTGtccatttatt aggGCACAAACAGAAGCTGTTACTTTTCTTGGAAATCAAGATACCAGTCGCAGTTTGTATGCAATACCTGGTCTAGATTATGTAGCTCAAGAAGATATACTACCATACACAGCAACTGAAAAACAACCGTTACAACATGaactttttgataaatttcTCATGTATTATCCCAATAAAG ATCCACCATTTGGAGCACAAGAAACATTACGATcgtggcaaaaaaaaaatcatccttGGCTAGAGTTGTCAGATGTTCATAAAGAAACTACAGAAAATGTTAGGGTCACAGTAATACCATTCTACATGGGTTATAGGGAGTCTCAAACTAATTCTGTGTATTGG tggagATATTGTATACGATTAGAAAATTTAGGTGAACAAAGTGTTCAACTGAGAGAAAGGCATTGGAGAATATTTAGTTTATCTGGAACATTAGAGACTGTTCGTGGAAGAGGAGTTGTGGGCCAAGAACCTGTACTTTCGAAAAAATCACCTGCATTTCAATACAGTAGTCATGTGAGCTTACAAGCTCCTAGTGGACACATGTG gggAACATTTCGAATGGAACGTGAAGATGGACATTTATTTGATTGCCGAATCCCTCCATTTTCTCTGGAGAGCAAACCAGATGATAAG TTTCTAGACCGTTAA
- the LOC132917251 gene encoding polymerase delta-interacting protein 2 isoform X3 — protein sequence MFNHFGRNNILCLCKRSYVRLVEVGRINPVKHIEKYETGQLFFHRIFGYRGVILFPWLARVYDRDVVIKAENAAGKDVKGKTHTYYQTLIDERDCPFIRAQTEAVTFLGNQDTSRSLYAIPGLDYVAQEDILPYTATEKQPLQHELFDKFLMYYPNKDPPFGAQETLRSWQKKNHPWLELSDVHKETTENVRVTVIPFYMGYRESQTNSVYWWRYCIRLENLGEQSVQLRERHWRIFSLSGTLETVRGRGVVGQEPVLSKKSPAFQYSSHVSLQAPSGHMWALNVSTKI from the exons atgtttaatcattttGGAAGAaacaatatattgtgtttatgtaAACGTTCTTATGtcag atTAGTAGAAGTAGGTCGGATAAATCCAGTAAAgcatattgaaaaatatgaaacgGGCCAGTTGTTTTTTCACCGGATATTTGGATACAGAGGGGTGATATTGTTTCCGTGGTTAGCCAGAGTATACGACCGTGATGTTGTCATCAAAGCAGAAaa tgcCGCAGGAAAAGATGTTAAAGGAAAGACACATACGtattatcaaactttaataGATGAAAGAGATTGtccatttatt aggGCACAAACAGAAGCTGTTACTTTTCTTGGAAATCAAGATACCAGTCGCAGTTTGTATGCAATACCTGGTCTAGATTATGTAGCTCAAGAAGATATACTACCATACACAGCAACTGAAAAACAACCGTTACAACATGaactttttgataaatttcTCATGTATTATCCCAATAAAG ATCCACCATTTGGAGCACAAGAAACATTACGATcgtggcaaaaaaaaaatcatccttGGCTAGAGTTGTCAGATGTTCATAAAGAAACTACAGAAAATGTTAGGGTCACAGTAATACCATTCTACATGGGTTATAGGGAGTCTCAAACTAATTCTGTGTATTGG tggagATATTGTATACGATTAGAAAATTTAGGTGAACAAAGTGTTCAACTGAGAGAAAGGCATTGGAGAATATTTAGTTTATCTGGAACATTAGAGACTGTTCGTGGAAGAGGAGTTGTGGGCCAAGAACCTGTACTTTCGAAAAAATCACCTGCATTTCAATACAGTAGTCATGTGAGCTTACAAGCTCCTAGTGGACACATGTG GGCACTGAACGTGAGTACCAAAATTTAA